One Pyrofollis japonicus DNA window includes the following coding sequences:
- a CDS encoding glycogen/starch synthase, whose product MPLYAPPSIHRVWHITFEYPRIAKVGGLAEAVRSMVRGLVSRGYDVTVIMPSHGVHLNPNRGFWLRALDFEASGTRIGIDGSHYHYRIGAEEARLDGARIILFKGLDTSTGLVFDAPYPYDNAEEKAALLTRAVTAFAEQHGLPDLVHVHDWPTVLAGVALKDLGERKGLAIPLVYTIHLSGGKCFPWHYASEAWSGLQDRLHPVWRVVRHEYLSYRQLWDSLGGCLEAFGVHESDLFTTVSYGYLDELLKKYGEWLRPKTCVVYNSTDWRVDEVREWLRNRYGTDDRRTLRWRLVVEAQQQCSDKWGWIEPGDGPLYITSGRMTSQKGFDIALQALEYEPRAKLLVLGLPVGDHGYEAWIRGLAAKYSGRAAVLKCRLDPMMYKALFYVATGFVAASRWEPFGIVAVESLAVGTPVIASAVGGLKEIVIDLRRDPVNGTGLLVEPENPWALGDAMRTLANIVEYSELSERVRENCVRRVDTTFRIGATTTMLLRCYEKARQMAYYRAHA is encoded by the coding sequence TTGCCGCTCTACGCCCCCCCGAGTATACATAGGGTCTGGCACATTACCTTCGAGTATCCACGTATCGCGAAGGTAGGTGGGCTCGCCGAAGCTGTGCGATCAATGGTCCGTGGCCTAGTATCCAGAGGCTACGATGTAACGGTCATCATGCCCTCCCACGGAGTCCACCTCAATCCTAATCGAGGTTTCTGGCTCAGAGCCCTAGACTTTGAGGCAAGCGGTACAAGGATAGGAATAGACGGATCGCACTATCATTACCGAATAGGGGCTGAGGAAGCCAGGCTTGACGGTGCCCGCATAATATTGTTCAAAGGGCTTGATACGTCCACGGGCCTAGTGTTTGATGCCCCTTATCCCTATGATAATGCCGAGGAGAAAGCTGCACTCCTAACACGCGCAGTCACCGCTTTCGCCGAGCAACACGGGCTCCCTGACCTCGTTCACGTACATGACTGGCCAACTGTGCTTGCAGGCGTAGCGCTAAAGGATCTCGGGGAGAGAAAGGGGCTCGCAATACCGCTGGTATACACTATTCATCTCTCCGGAGGCAAGTGCTTTCCCTGGCACTATGCATCAGAGGCTTGGAGCGGGTTACAGGATAGGCTGCACCCGGTATGGAGGGTTGTTCGCCACGAGTATCTCAGCTACCGCCAACTCTGGGACAGTCTCGGAGGATGCCTAGAAGCGTTCGGCGTACACGAGAGCGACTTGTTTACCACTGTCAGCTACGGGTACCTAGACGAGCTTCTCAAAAAGTATGGTGAATGGCTTCGCCCAAAGACCTGCGTCGTGTACAACTCGACAGATTGGCGCGTAGACGAGGTGCGAGAATGGCTACGTAACCGCTATGGAACAGACGATAGAAGGACGCTAAGGTGGAGACTGGTAGTTGAGGCCCAGCAGCAGTGCAGTGATAAGTGGGGATGGATAGAGCCCGGGGATGGCCCCCTCTACATAACGTCTGGGCGTATGACGAGCCAGAAAGGGTTCGATATAGCCTTACAAGCCCTGGAGTACGAGCCTAGGGCGAAGCTCCTTGTTCTCGGCCTCCCTGTAGGTGACCACGGATATGAGGCGTGGATTCGGGGCTTAGCGGCAAAGTATAGTGGGAGAGCAGCAGTCCTCAAGTGTAGACTAGACCCAATGATGTACAAGGCGCTGTTCTATGTGGCCACGGGGTTTGTCGCCGCTTCCCGGTGGGAGCCATTCGGTATAGTGGCGGTGGAGTCCCTCGCAGTGGGTACGCCGGTCATAGCTTCTGCTGTGGGCGGGCTAAAAGAAATCGTTATTGATCTTCGGCGTGACCCAGTGAATGGTACGGGTTTGCTCGTTGAGCCGGAGAATCCCTGGGCACTCGGTGACGCGATGAGAACCTTGGCAAACATTGTTGAGTACAGCGAGCTCAGTGAAAGAGTGAGAGAAAACTGCGTTAGGAGAGTGGATACAACGTTTAGGATAGGAGCAACGACCACGATGCTGCTAAGATGCTATGAGAAGGCGCGCCAGATGGCCTACTATAGAGCCCATGCATGA
- a CDS encoding NDP-sugar synthase, which produces MTKLRTSIIPIGGVGSRLYPLTVDTSKAMVRFLNRPLLEHIVTMLALQGIRVIYMGVSGYHNYVQVYDYFGSGRAIAHRLGYGRDEFRIRYMPNIISRGNAEAVYSIIKYYKIDEPVLITQCDNIFDGLDLEDLGKSFEENKCDMTIVLYELENIEEVRRFGVAELRDDGTIARFVEKPKRVEEAPSRLINTGIYVIDSRMLVEFLEEGRGRRLYENGLLDFGRHVIPALIEDGYRVCGYVMKGAWFDIGTHESYMRAIRYFLRHGSPEILGVDFVYGDILMLGRSELSREAQKRFIDQAKKGRIRVKGPILVGRHTAIGENVLIAESVIDNYVVVSDDVVIENSVIMDRGYIGKGVRIRNSVIGRHVRIDDGAVIENSVIGNNVFVGRNARVIDSKIWPGKYVPSNVTFTGLTIV; this is translated from the coding sequence ATGACTAAGCTAAGGACATCGATCATACCCATAGGTGGTGTCGGGTCAAGACTATATCCGTTAACTGTTGACACGTCTAAAGCCATGGTTAGGTTCTTGAATCGCCCATTACTGGAGCACATAGTCACAATGCTCGCGCTTCAAGGTATACGTGTGATATATATGGGTGTGAGCGGCTACCATAACTACGTCCAGGTATATGATTACTTTGGCTCGGGGCGGGCTATCGCTCATAGACTTGGCTATGGTAGGGACGAGTTCCGTATACGATATATGCCTAACATAATTTCGCGCGGCAACGCCGAGGCAGTATACTCTATAATCAAGTACTACAAGATCGACGAACCCGTCCTCATAACTCAGTGCGACAACATCTTTGACGGGCTCGACCTCGAAGACCTCGGTAAGAGCTTCGAGGAAAACAAGTGCGACATGACGATAGTTCTCTATGAGCTCGAGAACATCGAAGAGGTCAGAAGGTTCGGCGTGGCCGAGCTGCGCGATGATGGAACTATTGCACGGTTCGTTGAGAAGCCGAAGAGGGTTGAGGAGGCACCTTCAAGGCTAATCAATACCGGCATATATGTCATTGACTCGCGGATGCTCGTAGAGTTTCTCGAAGAGGGGCGCGGCCGGAGGCTATACGAGAACGGTTTGCTGGACTTCGGTCGCCACGTCATACCTGCGCTCATAGAGGATGGCTACCGTGTATGCGGCTATGTTATGAAGGGGGCGTGGTTCGACATAGGGACTCATGAATCGTATATGCGTGCTATTAGGTACTTCCTTAGGCATGGCTCACCGGAGATTCTGGGCGTAGACTTCGTCTATGGCGATATACTGATGCTCGGGCGTAGCGAGCTATCGAGGGAGGCTCAGAAGAGATTCATTGATCAGGCAAAGAAGGGGAGAATCAGGGTAAAGGGCCCAATTCTCGTGGGGAGACATACGGCTATTGGGGAGAATGTGCTAATAGCTGAATCCGTGATTGATAACTATGTTGTAGTATCGGATGACGTTGTAATAGAGAACTCCGTCATAATGGATAGAGGGTACATAGGCAAGGGAGTAAGGATAAGAAATAGCGTTATCGGGAGACATGTGCGCATAGACGACGGAGCCGTAATAGAAAATAGCGTTATCGGGAACAACGTGTTCGTCGGAAGGAATGCCCGCGTCATAGACTCTAAGATATGGCCCGGCAAGTACGTGCCCTCAAACGTCACCTTTACGGGACTAACAATAGTCTAG
- a CDS encoding alpha-amylase, with protein sequence MVRDVVFMFEVHQPYRLAADKARKLLHDAFSGRSVSKRLEELVFNHMLDREVFERVARSCYIPTTRILLEASDKLAEEGHSVRFSFSISGVFIEQAKRYKPEVIDLLSKGVEKGFFEIIEQTYYHTLASLLPDPDEFIDQLRLHRDTIKEVFGVEPRVAENTEMIYNNDIARIFYQLGYEAAITEGVDWVLGWRSPNYVYRAWGVPLRLLLRNYRLSDDIGFRFSMTSWDQYPLTADKYAEWLRATPGDVVLIAVDYETFGEHHKPETGIHGFLRHLPREITRRGLRIMSAEEAARSHQPVDTYDVPGWATISWADERDTSAWLGNEMQQRVFRLYAELEPYAKAIGGWALRAWRLLGISDHYYYMATKTGPAGEVHHYFSPYKSPYAAYQYYVEALTLLLRDIVDEIAKNPTKYVTRIRLPRSRAFYFYMPNGIPLGISARSIKELIEAVEKVPIESLIYHVKRGDLQHWLRTQFFLDNEVEKIDKALRHIANARHLRRIIRRILLKILERGSFS encoded by the coding sequence ATGGTTAGAGACGTTGTATTCATGTTTGAGGTTCATCAACCCTATCGCCTCGCGGCTGATAAGGCACGGAAACTGCTGCACGACGCATTCAGCGGCAGGTCCGTCAGCAAGCGGTTAGAAGAGCTTGTTTTCAACCATATGCTTGATCGAGAAGTGTTTGAGCGAGTAGCAAGGAGCTGCTATATACCGACAACAAGGATATTGCTAGAGGCTTCTGATAAACTAGCCGAAGAGGGACATAGTGTTCGCTTCAGCTTCAGCATTAGCGGCGTCTTCATCGAGCAAGCGAAGAGGTACAAGCCAGAAGTAATCGACTTGCTTAGCAAAGGTGTTGAAAAAGGCTTCTTCGAAATCATCGAGCAAACATACTACCATACTCTCGCATCCCTGCTCCCTGATCCCGACGAGTTCATAGACCAGCTAAGGCTTCATAGAGATACTATAAAAGAAGTGTTTGGAGTTGAACCAAGGGTTGCCGAGAACACAGAGATGATTTACAATAATGATATTGCGCGCATTTTTTACCAGCTTGGATACGAGGCTGCTATCACAGAAGGCGTTGACTGGGTTCTTGGATGGCGGAGCCCAAACTATGTTTACCGTGCATGGGGCGTACCACTGCGCCTTCTTCTAAGAAACTATCGCCTCAGTGATGACATAGGGTTCCGATTCTCTATGACTAGCTGGGACCAGTACCCACTTACAGCAGACAAGTACGCGGAATGGCTTAGGGCTACGCCGGGCGACGTAGTCTTAATCGCTGTGGACTACGAGACGTTCGGAGAGCACCATAAACCAGAGACTGGCATCCATGGGTTTCTCCGACATCTGCCAAGAGAGATTACGAGAAGGGGATTGAGAATCATGAGCGCAGAAGAGGCTGCCAGAAGCCACCAGCCCGTTGACACATATGATGTGCCTGGATGGGCTACTATAAGCTGGGCCGATGAGCGGGACACGTCGGCGTGGCTTGGTAACGAGATGCAGCAGCGCGTCTTCCGCCTCTACGCGGAACTAGAGCCCTACGCTAAGGCTATCGGAGGCTGGGCTCTGCGTGCATGGAGGTTGCTAGGGATAAGCGACCACTACTACTACATGGCTACAAAGACAGGGCCTGCAGGAGAGGTTCATCACTACTTCTCTCCATACAAGTCCCCTTACGCAGCTTACCAGTACTATGTTGAGGCGCTCACGCTGCTCCTAAGAGACATTGTTGACGAAATAGCAAAGAATCCGACAAAGTATGTTACAAGGATAAGGCTTCCAAGGAGCCGAGCATTCTACTTCTACATGCCTAACGGGATTCCATTAGGCATTTCGGCTAGGAGTATAAAGGAACTTATAGAGGCTGTAGAAAAAGTACCTATAGAGTCATTGATTTACCATGTAAAAAGAGGTGACCTCCAACATTGGCTTAGGACACAGTTCTTTCTAGACAATGAGGTAGAAAAAATAGACAAAGCGCTACGACACATAGCGAATGCAAGACATCTAAGAAGAATAATTAGGAGAATATTACTAAAAATACTTGAACGGGGATCTTTTAGCTAA
- a CDS encoding SDR family NAD(P)-dependent oxidoreductase: MALPGYVFVTGSSRGIGRAIVLRFASEGYAVAVTYRSSRDKAEKVAEEARKRGAADVLVIPLDVTDPKSVEDARRAVEEKWPYLNVLVNNAGILHVGSTEETSLEDWEKVIKVNLTGVFLVTKTFLPLLRKAPWASIVNIASIAGQTGNIVASTAYAASKAGVIGFTRRLAVELAPYKIRVNAVAPSFVETDMVRDFIDTPEKRKRIEELHPLKTIIQPEDVAEAVYFLASPAARTITGQVLGINAGRLTC; the protein is encoded by the coding sequence ATGGCGCTACCCGGATACGTTTTCGTAACTGGTTCAAGTCGCGGTATTGGGCGCGCAATAGTGCTCCGATTCGCCTCAGAGGGATATGCTGTTGCGGTGACCTATAGAAGTAGTCGTGATAAGGCTGAGAAAGTCGCTGAAGAGGCCCGTAAGCGAGGAGCAGCCGACGTACTTGTCATCCCCTTAGACGTGACTGATCCCAAGAGTGTCGAGGACGCTCGTAGGGCGGTTGAGGAGAAGTGGCCGTACCTAAACGTCCTAGTAAACAATGCAGGCATACTGCACGTGGGCTCAACGGAGGAGACGAGCCTAGAGGACTGGGAGAAGGTGATAAAGGTAAACCTTACCGGAGTTTTCCTCGTAACTAAGACCTTCCTGCCTCTGCTCCGCAAAGCACCCTGGGCAAGCATCGTAAACATTGCCAGCATAGCCGGGCAGACGGGCAACATAGTGGCATCAACAGCGTATGCCGCCTCAAAGGCAGGTGTAATCGGGTTTACGCGGCGGCTTGCTGTGGAGCTAGCACCTTACAAGATACGCGTAAACGCGGTAGCACCCAGCTTTGTCGAGACAGACATGGTGCGCGACTTCATAGATACACCGGAGAAGAGGAAACGAATAGAAGAGCTACACCCACTTAAAACAATCATACAGCCCGAGGACGTAGCTGAGGCAGTCTACTTCCTTGCATCGCCAGCAGCCAGGACAATAACTGGGCAAGTACTAGGAATCAACGCCGGCAGGCTAACGTGTTAA
- a CDS encoding metal-dependent hydrolase, giving the protein MNRGAHVAFSALLGLVAAKLIAHDILYWYVGLLAGILAGLVPDTDLRWKHRMIMHNVFVALGITLAVFFAGRFVSTTLSAVLGASSLLGFLGHVFLDSLTVRGVALLYPIRHRRYRLARLRSSSRVANVIIEVLSVLLIIVALYAY; this is encoded by the coding sequence GTGAATCGTGGAGCACATGTTGCTTTCTCTGCACTACTAGGGCTAGTTGCCGCAAAACTCATAGCCCATGACATTCTCTATTGGTATGTTGGCCTTCTAGCTGGTATATTGGCTGGGCTAGTGCCCGATACTGATCTGCGCTGGAAGCATAGGATGATTATGCACAACGTCTTCGTTGCTCTTGGTATCACTCTTGCTGTGTTTTTCGCAGGCCGCTTCGTATCAACTACATTGTCTGCTGTGCTGGGTGCTTCTTCTCTCCTAGGCTTTCTTGGACACGTATTTTTAGACTCTCTTACGGTTAGGGGGGTCGCGCTTCTCTATCCTATTAGGCATAGGAGGTATCGTTTGGCGAGACTGCGTTCCAGCAGCAGAGTCGCCAATGTGATTATTGAGGTGCTTTCGGTACTGCTTATCATTGTTGCCCTTTACGCGTATTAG
- a CDS encoding DUF4258 domain-containing protein — MIRYLDEPPWSLGGRRLVFTNHARKRMVERGISEEDVRRALSEPVQILYDRRKDVYLVLGSNNVAVVVADRVTFVEVVTVLRRKEYEALTGRLGRKRYRWVM; from the coding sequence ATGATTCGTTATTTAGATGAGCCTCCTTGGAGCCTTGGTGGACGCCGCTTAGTCTTCACAAATCATGCTAGAAAGAGAATGGTTGAGCGGGGCATAAGCGAGGAGGACGTGCGTCGTGCTCTTAGTGAGCCGGTACAGATTCTGTATGATCGTAGAAAGGATGTGTACCTCGTTCTTGGATCCAACAACGTAGCCGTTGTTGTGGCTGATCGTGTCACCTTTGTTGAGGTCGTAACTGTTCTTCGCAGAAAGGAATACGAGGCACTAACTGGGAGGCTCGGGAGAAAGCGGTACCGCTGGGTCATGTAG
- a CDS encoding RNA ligase: MAEEWTPEPWVYDTIADALGIERDRVENLVRSRVIRIRSYRGIMYASLRRELAGYPEGTVILFGRGWSRVVHGYPPIQRAVLLRVAVPRHFIDKVVVEEKLNGYNVRVVLIDDRVLAITRGGLVCPYTTARLTRLLGEKIKEALREIGADDHYLAGEVIGLENPYTRYFYPEAPKFGYFVFDIFREGKPLPPRIRDEVTEKHGIPHVPVLGIVDKDDVDSIKAILEKLNREGREGIVMKDPEYRVPPLKYTTPATNIGDLRYGMRFFMEEGRSFLFSRILREIFRAYEEGLQGPKLDSLALELGTAILKPAIETVTLVAKGEMVAEEFELEFANADELNEFVDYMSSLGIDLVILSTWEENGFLKARIRKPKDTWVEVRKILETGLTPID; this comes from the coding sequence ATGGCTGAGGAGTGGACGCCAGAGCCTTGGGTTTACGATACTATTGCAGACGCCCTAGGTATTGAGAGGGATCGAGTAGAGAACCTTGTACGTAGTAGAGTTATACGGATACGCTCGTATCGAGGCATAATGTATGCATCGCTTCGACGTGAGCTAGCAGGTTATCCTGAGGGTACTGTAATCCTCTTTGGCCGGGGATGGAGTAGGGTCGTTCACGGCTATCCTCCTATCCAGAGAGCCGTGTTGCTGCGCGTTGCTGTCCCAAGGCACTTCATCGACAAGGTGGTTGTCGAGGAGAAGCTTAATGGCTATAACGTGAGAGTAGTGCTCATCGACGATAGGGTTCTGGCAATAACGCGGGGCGGGCTAGTATGCCCCTATACTACTGCTAGGCTTACGAGACTCCTAGGCGAAAAAATTAAGGAGGCGCTTAGAGAAATCGGCGCCGACGACCACTATTTGGCCGGCGAGGTAATAGGGTTAGAGAATCCGTATACCCGGTACTTCTACCCAGAGGCACCAAAGTTCGGATACTTCGTCTTCGATATCTTTCGCGAAGGAAAACCATTGCCGCCACGGATAAGGGACGAGGTGACGGAGAAGCATGGTATACCGCACGTACCGGTACTAGGTATCGTTGACAAAGATGACGTTGACAGCATCAAGGCTATCCTTGAGAAGCTTAACAGGGAGGGGAGAGAAGGCATTGTTATGAAGGATCCGGAGTACCGAGTACCGCCGCTCAAGTATACGACTCCAGCGACGAATATCGGCGACCTACGCTACGGTATGCGGTTCTTCATGGAGGAGGGTCGTAGCTTCTTGTTCTCAAGGATACTTAGAGAAATATTCCGGGCCTATGAGGAGGGGCTGCAAGGGCCAAAGCTTGATAGTCTAGCATTGGAGCTCGGCACAGCCATATTGAAGCCCGCAATAGAGACTGTTACGCTCGTTGCGAAGGGAGAAATGGTTGCAGAGGAGTTCGAACTAGAATTCGCTAACGCTGATGAGCTTAACGAGTTCGTAGACTATATGTCGAGCCTTGGCATAGACCTAGTCATATTATCAACATGGGAAGAAAACGGGTTCTTAAAGGCAAGGATAAGGAAGCCCAAGGATACTTGGGTCGAGGTTAGAAAGATACTCGAAACCGGTCTAACGCCGATAGACTAG
- a CDS encoding RNA ligase partner protein translates to MAEERRLQRSLRVYVLDTSALTDPRIRGLLGAKDVDEAIRLLAEMLAEARLVYGLEIYMPPSVYEEARRFLLSNGVSLKAFEELSTWITIKPPARHEIRVPATVFREYVEEVRNRMTRGLRVAEEHVRRAFEAGGMYPQESTPRDTRSEKLGALIRGLRERYRQATRHGVLDSVEDLDAILLALELQAILVSNDEGVRRFAEALGVVSIDPLRFIGIVRRLTQRAKESEKGKEEAKTLQEIELVRQES, encoded by the coding sequence ATGGCGGAAGAGAGGAGGCTTCAGAGGAGCCTACGAGTATACGTGCTCGATACTAGTGCTCTCACCGATCCAAGGATACGCGGCCTCCTCGGAGCAAAAGACGTTGACGAGGCCATACGATTGCTAGCAGAAATGCTGGCAGAGGCTCGCCTCGTCTACGGCCTAGAAATATATATGCCTCCAAGCGTCTATGAGGAGGCTAGGCGATTCCTCCTCTCTAATGGCGTCTCTCTCAAAGCCTTTGAGGAACTATCTACCTGGATAACCATAAAGCCGCCAGCCCGTCATGAGATACGGGTACCTGCGACTGTTTTCAGGGAGTACGTTGAAGAAGTTAGAAATAGAATGACTAGGGGGCTGCGAGTAGCGGAAGAACATGTTCGCAGAGCCTTTGAGGCTGGAGGAATGTATCCTCAAGAATCCACGCCGCGCGATACACGAAGCGAAAAACTAGGAGCACTGATAAGAGGGCTTCGCGAGCGCTACCGACAAGCAACTAGACACGGGGTACTAGACAGCGTTGAAGACCTTGACGCCATATTACTCGCACTAGAACTCCAAGCAATACTTGTCAGTAACGATGAGGGGGTAAGGCGATTCGCTGAAGCCCTAGGCGTTGTCTCAATAGATCCCCTACGCTTCATAGGCATTGTGCGCCGGTTAACACAGAGAGCCAAAGAAAGTGAGAAGGGAAAAGAGGAGGCCAAGACACTCCAAGAAATAGAACTTGTTCGCCAAGAGAGTTGA
- the xerA gene encoding site-specific tyrosine recombinase/integron integrase, translating into MVRFELPPPPPGTLERSNEEVLEAFLAALAAGGASPKTVKAYRSAIADFLAFIGDKPLKSVSDADVAAWIYRRLSEGVRRPRSPNDEFFKEQRERQVTMHYYTLFLRGFFEWLGLPVHVPVVKKPRGRSVEALSPAEIERLLNAVNDALDLLIVALLFETGLRAQEAVSLKLRDIDFARREIRVRNAKYGEERIVFYGALTEQALRIWLQLNPGLKPDDKLLGISYSGLYKRLKALAKRAGIDPRKVRPHVLRHTFATEALRRGVPLPVVQRLLGHRDIKVTQIYLHLVTDDVREAYQRAFGATSPMYQPYPPPPNYYPAYYAPPTPPTYHQYPQPPSQPYQASSEQVQTAPLPNYMVPQQTGQQAAQPEPPPQQAPPNTFSMAPLAALPQHPPLHAPMPRKKAESETS; encoded by the coding sequence TTGGTTCGGTTTGAGCTTCCACCGCCACCTCCAGGAACCCTTGAAAGGAGTAATGAGGAGGTTCTTGAGGCGTTCTTGGCGGCTCTTGCTGCGGGGGGCGCAAGTCCTAAGACCGTTAAAGCATATAGATCGGCTATAGCCGATTTCCTCGCCTTCATAGGTGACAAGCCTCTCAAGAGTGTAAGTGATGCTGACGTCGCGGCATGGATTTATCGCAGGCTATCAGAAGGTGTGAGGAGGCCTCGTAGCCCTAACGATGAGTTCTTTAAAGAACAGCGCGAGCGACAAGTAACTATGCACTACTATACGTTATTCTTGCGTGGCTTCTTCGAGTGGCTGGGCCTCCCTGTCCATGTACCGGTGGTTAAGAAGCCGAGAGGCCGCAGTGTTGAAGCACTATCTCCCGCCGAGATTGAGCGACTACTCAATGCGGTTAACGATGCTCTTGACTTGCTGATCGTGGCGCTTCTCTTCGAGACTGGGCTACGAGCACAGGAGGCTGTATCGCTCAAGCTACGTGACATAGATTTTGCTAGGCGCGAGATACGCGTAAGGAATGCAAAGTACGGCGAGGAGAGAATAGTGTTCTACGGTGCATTAACGGAGCAAGCGCTACGGATATGGCTCCAGCTGAACCCTGGGCTCAAGCCGGACGACAAGCTGCTCGGAATAAGCTATAGCGGTCTCTACAAGAGGCTCAAAGCCCTCGCGAAGAGGGCTGGAATAGACCCTAGAAAAGTTAGGCCGCACGTGCTGCGTCACACCTTTGCTACTGAGGCTCTTCGTAGAGGAGTACCGCTGCCCGTAGTCCAGAGGCTACTAGGGCACCGCGACATAAAGGTCACACAGATATATCTCCACTTAGTCACCGATGACGTGAGAGAAGCTTACCAGCGTGCCTTCGGGGCAACATCCCCCATGTACCAACCATATCCGCCGCCACCCAACTATTACCCAGCCTATTATGCGCCACCTACGCCCCCAACCTACCATCAGTACCCACAGCCACCAAGCCAGCCATACCAGGCTAGCAGCGAGCAAGTACAAACAGCGCCACTGCCAAACTATATGGTTCCGCAACAAACTGGGCAACAAGCAGCCCAGCCAGAGCCCCCACCACAGCAAGCTCCACCAAACACGTTCAGCATGGCCCCGCTAGCAGCTCTGCCTCAGCATCCACCTCTCCACGCGCCCATGCCTAGAAAGAAGGCTGAGAGCGAAACAAGTTAG
- a CDS encoding TIR domain-containing protein, translating into MALKRLVIISGVSGLDLSKVLELAQSLGAATAKYEDYVEDEFKAPIYHVSELLLVRYSTVVEKFNKAFEKMMKDLEASGSDAAVIAAHMAYYRRNNVVASPIVAHLAQLASKGVEVSIIDYVDDYYHILYRVAKRVASGETPGVAGFQVLDPLGVLNWRSTHHSIVQTLVLFGASLYLYASKHSRTSHERLLSMLLGLEPPSGGKYISAYISHPITIVRKKALEQGESLDRFRDALEIEEFKEKLEESCEHLVIFSPTTIDELITKPNSDELETRIERSNRWPHTENGLHEYPYPVDLRDEFFDKYLYPVQRTTMNPGYLTQLKASIEASIERRDLGYVSQADLIIAYRPTMYLATHMGVETEIKTAIAMGKPVYSVMPPDERNIAYRLFRFEYPLYSTEELLNLLKCTKGK; encoded by the coding sequence ATGGCTCTAAAGAGGCTCGTGATCATAAGCGGTGTATCGGGGCTCGATCTCAGCAAGGTCCTTGAGCTTGCACAGAGCCTTGGCGCTGCTACAGCAAAGTACGAGGATTATGTCGAGGACGAGTTTAAGGCGCCAATATACCATGTGTCAGAACTACTCCTAGTTAGGTATAGTACTGTCGTAGAGAAGTTCAATAAGGCATTCGAGAAAATGATGAAAGATCTTGAAGCCTCGGGGTCAGACGCAGCTGTTATTGCGGCCCACATGGCTTACTATAGGAGAAACAACGTAGTTGCCAGCCCTATTGTTGCCCACCTTGCGCAGCTAGCATCCAAGGGAGTAGAGGTATCCATAATAGACTATGTAGATGATTATTACCACATTTTGTACAGAGTTGCTAAGCGAGTAGCAAGCGGCGAGACGCCCGGCGTTGCTGGGTTCCAGGTACTGGATCCCCTAGGTGTCCTAAACTGGAGAAGCACTCACCACAGCATTGTACAGACACTGGTCTTGTTCGGCGCTAGCTTGTACCTTTACGCATCTAAGCATAGTCGTACGAGCCATGAGCGCCTCCTCTCAATGCTGTTGGGGCTTGAGCCTCCCAGCGGAGGCAAGTACATCTCAGCATACATCTCGCACCCAATAACGATTGTGCGCAAAAAAGCTCTGGAACAAGGGGAGTCCCTGGATCGCTTCAGGGATGCCCTCGAGATTGAGGAGTTTAAGGAAAAGCTTGAAGAGAGTTGCGAACACCTCGTCATCTTCTCCCCAACAACCATAGATGAGCTGATAACGAAGCCCAATAGCGATGAACTCGAGACCAGAATAGAGCGGTCAAACAGGTGGCCTCACACCGAGAACGGTCTCCACGAGTATCCGTACCCGGTTGATCTCCGCGACGAGTTCTTCGACAAGTACCTCTACCCGGTGCAACGGACAACGATGAATCCGGGATACTTGACGCAGCTAAAAGCGAGCATAGAGGCCAGTATAGAGAGACGAGACTTGGGCTATGTGTCTCAGGCAGACCTCATAATCGCCTACCGGCCTACAATGTACCTGGCTACACACATGGGCGTAGAAACAGAAATAAAGACAGCAATAGCGATGGGTAAGCCCGTTTACAGCGTCATGCCTCCAGATGAGAGAAACATAGCTTATCGACTGTTCCGGTTCGAATACCCACTCTATAGTACCGAAGAGCTATTAAACTTGTTGAAGTGTACTAAGGGCAAATAG